In a single window of the Terriglobia bacterium genome:
- a CDS encoding N-acyl homoserine lactonase family protein: MFRRAHWHWIWIGWGMLALAGAVPGHSGVPPAAATNSAYEVYAIRYGIIPDFPVSELVAGANPSRRMNIDMMIWLLKGPGRRNVLVDSGFYRAKFFKHWNLKDYIKPSEVIGKVGLKPEEITDLVITHMHWDHADGVDLFPKAHVWIQKEEFNHYSDPANQVNGVDPEDMAVLSKLDREGRLTLVDGDAQSLIPGLTFYTGGRHTYASQYVGVHTRAGTVVIASDNVYLYENLDKHAPIGATFDAASNLKAQDRMRTLASQSRLIVPGHDPAVFERFPRPGRGVARID, encoded by the coding sequence ATGTTCCGCAGGGCACATTGGCATTGGATATGGATCGGATGGGGGATGCTGGCGCTCGCTGGAGCGGTTCCGGGTCATAGCGGGGTACCGCCAGCGGCCGCTACAAATTCAGCTTATGAAGTTTATGCCATCCGCTATGGAATAATTCCGGACTTCCCTGTCTCAGAGCTCGTCGCCGGTGCGAATCCATCGCGCAGGATGAATATCGACATGATGATATGGTTGCTCAAAGGACCGGGTAGAAGAAACGTCCTCGTGGACAGCGGCTTTTATCGGGCAAAATTCTTCAAGCATTGGAACCTCAAAGATTACATCAAGCCTTCTGAGGTGATCGGCAAGGTAGGTCTCAAGCCGGAGGAGATTACGGACCTTGTGATCACCCATATGCATTGGGACCATGCGGATGGAGTGGATCTTTTCCCCAAGGCGCATGTGTGGATTCAAAAAGAGGAGTTTAATCACTACAGCGACCCGGCCAATCAGGTGAATGGGGTCGACCCGGAGGACATGGCGGTGCTTTCGAAGCTTGACCGAGAGGGGCGGCTGACTTTGGTCGATGGGGACGCCCAGTCACTAATCCCTGGCCTCACCTTCTACACCGGCGGGCGTCATACTTACGCTTCACAATACGTCGGGGTGCATACCCGCGCTGGAACAGTGGTCATCGCCTCAGACAATGTTTACCTCTATGAGAATCTCGACAAGCACGCGCCGATAGGAGCGACCTTTGATGCCGCTTCCAACTTGAAAGCGCAGGATCGCATGAGAACCCTGGCGAGCCAGTCCCGGCTGATCGTTCCCGGTCATGATCCCGCTGTGTTTGAACGATTTCCAAGGCCAGGCCGCGGGGTGGCCAGGATTGATTGA
- a CDS encoding thiol-disulfide isomerase — protein MAPFPLVTYDQTHRWAGLIRDAVQQKKMPPWFADPRFGHFSNDPSLTPQEIETLSSWASAHTPAGDVHDAPAPPHWTVGWNIPQPDLVIEMPRPVALPAHGDVEYTYEIVPTGFKEDQWVQKSEVRPSAREHVHHAVVYIRAPESPWLRQAPVGVPFTASSLGDEKLRHDAHSTTSDMLLVYAPGSSPDLWPDGMAKFIPAGSDLVFQMHYTTNGHAGHDQTSVGIVFAREQPKQRVITLQLTNSNFVIPPGVDNFRVEAHGTLPNDATLLSFFPHMHLRGKRFEYNLIHPDGTVIETLLRVDYDFYWQLSYRLAAPRFLKAGTELQAVAWYDNSRHNPHNPDPESSVRWGDQTYEEMMVGFFDIAVPASLDKWHYFIRHPGEK, from the coding sequence ATCGCGCCTTTCCCCCTGGTTACATACGACCAAACTCACCGCTGGGCGGGCCTCATCCGGGATGCCGTGCAGCAGAAGAAAATGCCTCCCTGGTTTGCCGACCCGCGCTTTGGGCATTTCTCAAACGACCCCTCGCTCACTCCGCAGGAGATCGAAACGCTTTCATCCTGGGCATCCGCCCACACTCCCGCCGGGGACGTGCACGACGCACCGGCTCCGCCTCATTGGACCGTGGGATGGAACATCCCTCAACCGGATCTCGTGATTGAAATGCCCAGGCCGGTCGCTCTCCCCGCTCACGGAGACGTTGAGTACACCTATGAAATTGTTCCCACCGGATTCAAAGAAGACCAGTGGGTACAGAAGTCAGAGGTCCGGCCTTCCGCCCGCGAGCATGTCCATCATGCGGTGGTTTACATCCGGGCTCCCGAGTCGCCGTGGCTGAGGCAAGCGCCGGTCGGCGTGCCGTTCACGGCCTCGAGCCTGGGCGACGAGAAACTCCGGCACGACGCCCACTCGACCACCAGCGATATGTTGCTGGTGTATGCGCCCGGCAGTTCGCCTGATCTCTGGCCTGACGGCATGGCCAAATTCATTCCAGCCGGTTCAGACCTCGTGTTCCAGATGCACTACACGACGAACGGTCACGCGGGACATGACCAGACTTCAGTCGGGATTGTCTTTGCCAGGGAACAGCCCAAACAACGCGTGATCACGTTGCAGTTAACCAACAGCAATTTCGTGATTCCGCCGGGTGTGGACAACTTTCGGGTGGAAGCGCACGGCACCCTCCCCAACGACGCCACGCTGCTCAGCTTTTTCCCGCACATGCATCTTCGCGGAAAACGGTTCGAATACAACCTCATTCACCCCGACGGAACTGTTATCGAGACGCTGCTGCGGGTCGACTACGATTTCTATTGGCAGTTGAGCTACCGGTTGGCGGCGCCGCGTTTCCTCAAGGCGGGCACGGAGCTTCAAGCCGTCGCCTGGTACGACAACTCGCGCCACAATCCGCACAACCCCGATCCCGAAAGCTCCGTCCGATGGGGGGATCAAACCTATGAAGAGATGATGGTGGGCTTCTTTGATATTGCCGTGCCGGCATCCCTCGACAAATGGCATTACTTCATCCGCCATCCCGGTGAGAAATAG
- a CDS encoding NUDIX domain-containing protein gives MLKHSAGLLMYRRHRGVLEFFLVHPGGPFWARKEDGAWSIPKGELGASEDPLAAAKREFEEETGLRPSGDFIALSPIKQPGGKIIYAWAFEGDCDLAALHSNTFSLEWPPHSGRQQEFPEVDRAGWFNLEAARTKILRGQSGFLETLYELLSKGPA, from the coding sequence ATGCTCAAGCACAGTGCAGGTCTGTTGATGTACCGCCGCCACCGCGGCGTCCTGGAGTTTTTCCTGGTGCATCCGGGCGGACCGTTCTGGGCCAGGAAAGAGGACGGGGCCTGGTCCATTCCGAAGGGCGAACTGGGGGCTAGTGAAGATCCACTCGCGGCGGCGAAGCGGGAGTTTGAAGAGGAAACCGGGTTGCGTCCGTCGGGAGATTTCATCGCACTGTCGCCCATCAAGCAGCCCGGCGGCAAGATCATTTACGCCTGGGCCTTCGAAGGCGATTGCGATCTGGCAGCCCTCCACAGCAACACCTTCTCGCTGGAGTGGCCCCCTCACTCCGGGCGCCAGCAAGAGTTTCCGGAAGTCGATCGTGCCGGGTGGTTTAATCTCGAAGCGGCCAGAACGAAAATCCTGAGGGGTCAGAGCGGTTTCCTGGAGACGCTTTATGAATTGCTATCCAAGGGGCCGGCTTGA
- a CDS encoding prolyl oligopeptidase family serine peptidase has protein sequence MKRTATLLKLLATSALVLALLGLPAIAEKFNYPATRKVDQVDTYFGVKVADPYRWLEDDNSPETAKWVQEENKITFGYLATIPFRMRVKERLEKLYNYPKYTAPFRRGEYFFYFKNDGLQNQNVLYVQKGLEGKPEVFLDPNKFSEDGTARLGAFSVSKDAGYAAYGISKSGSDWQDYFVMEVATRKPLTDVLNWIKVSGISWQGNGFYYSRYPAPAKGQELSSKNENHKVYYHKIGTPQSEDELIYENPKEPQRFHLVSTTEDERFAVLNISERGKGKKGNALFYRDASKGEKTFTPIVADIGDDSYGVVGNMGDKLLIETNHKAPNGRVILFDPKNPDEKNWKDVLPEKAEPLEGANTAGGKLFATYMKDVTTRAYVYSLEGKVESEVKLPGLGTAGGFRGLKDDKFVFYTFSSFNFPPTIYRYDIATQKSTLFRSPEIPDFQPTDYETKEVFYKSKDGTRVPMFLVHKKGIKLDGSNPTLLYGYGGFNITTSPGFSSLRLALLEQGVVYASANMRGGGEYGEKWHEAGTKLKKQNVFDDFIAAAEFLIQDKITSPDHLAILGGSNGGLLVGAVMNQRPDLFKVAIPEVGVMDMLRFHKFTIGWNWISDYGSSDNEDQFKALYRYSPLHNIREGGKYPATLITTADHDDRVVPAHSFKYAATLQEKNAGDEPILIRIETKSGHGASNTTKAIEQTADIDSFIFYNLGITPKY, from the coding sequence ATGAAAAGAACAGCAACTCTACTGAAGTTGCTCGCAACAAGCGCTCTCGTTCTCGCCTTACTAGGCTTGCCGGCAATTGCGGAAAAATTCAATTACCCGGCCACGAGGAAGGTTGACCAAGTCGACACCTATTTCGGCGTCAAGGTCGCTGATCCGTATCGCTGGCTCGAAGACGACAATTCCCCTGAGACGGCGAAATGGGTTCAGGAGGAGAACAAGATCACCTTCGGTTACCTGGCGACAATTCCATTTCGAATGAGAGTTAAGGAGCGCCTCGAGAAACTTTACAATTATCCTAAGTACACGGCTCCTTTCCGGAGGGGTGAATACTTCTTTTACTTCAAGAACGACGGCCTGCAGAACCAGAATGTTCTTTACGTGCAAAAAGGGCTCGAGGGGAAGCCGGAAGTGTTCCTGGACCCCAACAAGTTCTCGGAGGACGGGACAGCGAGGTTGGGTGCGTTCTCAGTGTCGAAGGATGCCGGGTATGCGGCCTATGGTATCTCGAAGAGCGGATCCGACTGGCAGGATTATTTCGTCATGGAAGTGGCGACCCGAAAGCCGCTGACCGACGTGCTGAATTGGATCAAAGTTTCCGGCATTTCCTGGCAGGGGAACGGGTTTTATTACAGCCGGTATCCTGCCCCCGCGAAGGGCCAGGAGCTCTCTTCCAAGAATGAGAACCACAAGGTCTATTATCACAAGATCGGCACCCCGCAGTCGGAAGACGAATTGATCTACGAAAACCCGAAGGAACCCCAGCGGTTCCATCTCGTCTCAACCACCGAGGATGAGCGCTTTGCGGTCTTGAATATCTCCGAACGTGGCAAAGGCAAGAAAGGGAATGCTCTCTTCTACCGCGATGCGTCGAAAGGCGAAAAGACCTTCACTCCAATTGTCGCCGACATCGGGGACGACAGCTATGGCGTCGTAGGCAACATGGGCGACAAGCTTCTGATCGAAACCAACCACAAGGCCCCGAATGGCCGGGTCATCCTGTTCGACCCCAAAAACCCCGATGAGAAGAACTGGAAAGACGTTCTCCCTGAGAAAGCGGAGCCCCTGGAGGGCGCCAATACGGCCGGGGGGAAGCTTTTTGCCACTTACATGAAAGATGTCACCACGCGGGCCTATGTTTACAGCCTGGAAGGGAAGGTGGAAAGCGAAGTCAAGCTTCCCGGCTTGGGGACAGCGGGTGGATTTCGCGGGCTGAAGGACGATAAATTTGTTTTCTACACCTTCAGCTCCTTCAACTTTCCCCCGACGATTTACCGCTACGACATCGCGACCCAGAAGAGCACGCTGTTCCGCTCGCCCGAGATCCCTGATTTCCAGCCCACCGACTACGAAACCAAGGAAGTCTTCTATAAAAGCAAGGATGGCACGCGGGTTCCAATGTTTCTTGTTCACAAGAAGGGCATCAAGCTGGATGGCAGCAACCCCACCCTGCTATATGGTTATGGCGGATTCAATATCACCACCTCGCCCGGCTTCAGCTCCCTCCGGCTGGCCCTGCTCGAACAGGGCGTGGTTTACGCCTCGGCCAACATGCGCGGGGGTGGAGAGTACGGAGAGAAATGGCATGAGGCGGGGACCAAGCTCAAGAAACAAAACGTTTTTGATGACTTCATCGCAGCCGCTGAATTCTTGATTCAGGACAAGATCACCTCCCCGGATCACCTGGCGATTCTGGGAGGATCCAACGGCGGGCTGCTGGTCGGCGCAGTGATGAATCAGCGGCCGGATTTGTTCAAGGTGGCCATTCCAGAGGTCGGCGTCATGGACATGCTTCGCTTCCATAAGTTCACGATCGGCTGGAACTGGATTTCAGATTACGGGTCGAGTGACAATGAAGATCAATTCAAGGCCCTCTATCGCTACTCGCCGCTGCACAATATCCGGGAAGGGGGCAAGTACCCGGCCACCCTCATCACCACCGCCGACCACGACGACCGGGTGGTTCCGGCGCACTCGTTCAAATATGCCGCTACCCTCCAGGAAAAGAATGCAGGCGACGAGCCGATCCTGATCCGGATCGAGACCAAATCGGGGCATGGCGCCAGTAATACAACCAAGGCAATCGAGCAGACTGCCGATATCGATTCCTTTATTTTTTATAACCTCGGGATTACTCCAAAGTATTGA
- a CDS encoding endonuclease/exonuclease/phosphatase family protein: MFHGELSKEIAQGLIELQTRIKKAQIPPSKLDETINIATWNIREFGKVKRSDAAIHYIAEILGQFDLIGVVELRDDLSDLGRVLPILGPYWRAIYSDMIPDSGGNRERIAFLYDKRSLTFGGFAAEANPPRKKVGNEYLSELSFWRSPYMASFRSGNFDFVVLSAHIRWGDSETSRKGELQLLADWVDEKRKEKTHEDKDLIIMGDFNIAGRDDELFKAITSRGLVIPQALRQLSFGTNLAKDKRYDQIFHLPIYPENFTNQGGVLDFHAGDHTPLFPGMSLRDFTYQLSDHLPLWMQVNTDIEGHQLDEVIRG; encoded by the coding sequence ATGTTTCACGGTGAATTGTCGAAGGAAATCGCGCAAGGCCTGATCGAGTTGCAAACCCGCATCAAGAAGGCTCAAATCCCCCCGTCGAAACTCGATGAGACGATCAACATTGCCACCTGGAACATCCGGGAATTCGGCAAAGTGAAGCGAAGCGATGCCGCAATCCATTACATCGCCGAGATCTTGGGGCAGTTCGATCTGATCGGCGTTGTGGAGTTGCGCGACGATCTGAGCGACCTCGGGCGGGTCCTGCCGATCCTCGGCCCATACTGGCGGGCCATCTACTCCGACATGATTCCGGACAGCGGCGGGAACCGGGAACGGATTGCTTTCCTGTATGACAAGCGTTCCCTCACGTTCGGCGGATTTGCGGCGGAAGCGAATCCTCCCCGCAAGAAGGTGGGCAATGAATACCTCTCCGAGCTCTCGTTTTGGCGGAGTCCCTATATGGCTTCCTTCCGGTCCGGAAATTTCGATTTCGTCGTCCTGAGCGCCCATATCCGCTGGGGGGACAGCGAGACCAGCCGGAAGGGCGAGCTTCAATTGTTGGCCGACTGGGTCGACGAAAAACGAAAGGAGAAGACCCACGAGGACAAGGATCTGATTATCATGGGCGACTTCAATATCGCGGGCCGCGATGACGAACTGTTCAAGGCCATCACCAGCCGGGGACTGGTCATCCCGCAGGCGCTTCGGCAACTGAGTTTCGGCACCAACCTCGCCAAGGATAAGCGGTACGACCAGATTTTCCATCTTCCCATCTATCCGGAAAACTTCACTAATCAGGGCGGCGTTCTGGATTTCCATGCGGGCGATCACACCCCCCTGTTTCCCGGCATGTCCTTACGGGATTTCACCTATCAGCTATCGGACCACTTGCCGCTGTGGATGCAGGTCAACACGGATATCGAGGGACACCAGCTCGATGAAGTCATTCGAGGCTAG
- a CDS encoding CHAD domain-containing protein has product MSQEHSEATQDYPIVVPSSARHRMGQSLLAMAEKALRSRLSELLKNEKRTRAENDIEALHDMRVASRRLREALRIYADLYSQKKLKQGKKDVRRVTRILGLVREVDVNVEQLKKWQGRLGEGYAIPVEYCLAMEQSRQRRLRKKMFAKLDEVDPDTLRADLSKLLQHPHRLSRPREVEPGSELALSYVLFARHFIEAGLGAIRSDVEAVSSKPTLHNYHRLRIQVKKFRYSLELLSRAFDSHRAVRILKQLKSLQDELGALHDCSVLHSTVRAYRAQLRRSELSHLERQLLRLMRVLARAWSSQKKTIDSHLRRLALLRFFERIPTALKEEKSSPAIQSTPEVPPVRIKARH; this is encoded by the coding sequence ATGAGCCAAGAGCATTCCGAAGCCACCCAGGACTATCCGATCGTGGTCCCATCGTCCGCCCGGCACCGAATGGGTCAGAGCCTCCTCGCGATGGCCGAAAAGGCCCTTCGGTCCCGCCTCAGTGAACTGCTCAAGAACGAGAAGCGTACCCGCGCGGAGAACGACATCGAGGCCTTGCATGACATGCGTGTGGCTTCGCGCCGATTGCGGGAAGCGCTGCGCATCTATGCAGATTTGTACTCGCAGAAGAAATTGAAGCAGGGGAAGAAGGATGTCCGCCGTGTGACACGAATCCTGGGCCTGGTCCGCGAAGTGGACGTCAACGTCGAGCAACTCAAGAAATGGCAGGGCCGACTGGGAGAGGGTTATGCCATTCCAGTCGAGTACTGCCTCGCCATGGAACAGTCGCGCCAGCGACGGCTGAGGAAGAAGATGTTCGCAAAACTGGATGAGGTGGACCCGGACACGCTCCGGGCCGACCTGTCCAAGTTACTTCAACATCCCCATCGGCTGAGCCGCCCGAGAGAGGTTGAACCCGGGAGCGAGCTTGCGCTCTCGTATGTTCTGTTTGCCCGGCATTTTATCGAAGCAGGCTTGGGAGCGATTCGTTCGGATGTCGAAGCGGTGTCTTCAAAACCGACTCTGCACAATTACCACCGGTTGAGAATCCAGGTTAAGAAATTTCGATACTCCCTGGAACTTCTCTCGAGGGCGTTCGATTCCCATCGAGCGGTCCGCATCCTGAAACAACTGAAGTCGCTCCAGGATGAACTGGGGGCGTTGCATGACTGCAGCGTACTCCATTCCACGGTGAGGGCCTATCGGGCCCAACTTCGCAGAAGTGAACTCTCTCATTTGGAGCGGCAGCTGCTTCGTCTGATGCGTGTTCTCGCTCGTGCATGGAGTAGTCAGAAGAAAACAATTGATTCCCATCTCAGGAGACTTGCTTTACTTCGGTTTTTCGAAAGGATTCCTACAGCGCTCAAGGAAGAAAAATCCTCTCCCGCGATCCAATCGACGCCCGAGGTTCCCCCCGTCAGGATCAAGGCCAGGCACTGA
- a CDS encoding phosphatase PAP2 family protein, with translation MSLKTFIGLLLLVCLLVVLSHFYLDARIARFLNTQLEVRAQLLVPMRRLIHIAQYLFLMVCAIAIAGWAVYLYLRYSGIDNSHRRFFQSISVALPVAYLLKSFLQDVFGAPSPRLWLQYPGEWGFHWFAGPGYWNAFPSGHMSVLTPLIIALWRFYPGYRNIFLALWLALAVALIATNSHFLSDVIAGAYLGLLVDFYTRTGLSLFSASDARGR, from the coding sequence ATGAGCTTAAAAACTTTTATCGGGCTGCTTCTCCTGGTTTGTCTCTTGGTAGTCCTCAGCCATTTTTATCTTGATGCCCGGATCGCCAGGTTCCTCAACACCCAGCTCGAGGTCCGAGCGCAACTGCTCGTTCCGATGAGGCGCCTGATACACATCGCCCAGTACCTGTTTCTAATGGTCTGCGCGATTGCTATTGCCGGCTGGGCGGTCTACCTGTACCTGAGGTACTCCGGGATTGACAATAGTCACCGACGATTCTTCCAATCAATCAGTGTTGCACTCCCGGTGGCCTATTTGTTGAAATCCTTTTTGCAGGATGTCTTCGGCGCTCCCAGCCCGAGATTGTGGCTGCAGTACCCCGGCGAATGGGGTTTCCACTGGTTCGCCGGACCGGGATACTGGAATGCTTTTCCCTCCGGACATATGTCCGTGCTTACGCCTTTAATCATCGCCTTGTGGAGATTTTATCCTGGGTACCGGAACATCTTCCTCGCTCTCTGGCTGGCACTCGCTGTCGCTTTGATCGCGACAAACAGCCATTTCCTAAGTGATGTGATTGCCGGCGCCTATCTCGGACTGCTGGTCGACTTTTATACTCGAACGGGTTTGTCACTCTTTTCCGCCTCTGATGCCAGAGGGCGTTGA
- a CDS encoding nucleoside phosphorylase: MAEGIQLHHIGFGRDELGTNPPTLALLSGEPERARLIAETGLREVRMLSEYRGLNSYVGLLPNGRPLLSATSGMGAPSVSIVVNELVQVGIRYIIRIGTCGSIQPHVMPGSLVILRAALCRQGAANDIAPPEFPAASDPFLTVALAEQARALGMEYHLGITASVDTFYEGQERYDSANPHLLRQLRGVTDEYRRLNVLCYEMETGMLFKMGGVYGFAAASVCAVIAQRTQSEHMIVEQKQVAVNNAIAVALHAAEQFA; encoded by the coding sequence ATGGCCGAGGGCATTCAGTTACATCATATCGGGTTTGGGCGCGACGAACTGGGGACCAATCCTCCGACCCTGGCCCTTCTTTCAGGAGAGCCGGAGCGGGCCAGGTTGATAGCAGAGACTGGACTCCGTGAAGTCCGGATGCTCTCCGAGTACCGCGGCCTGAACAGCTATGTAGGCCTCCTGCCCAACGGACGTCCGCTGCTTTCGGCCACTAGTGGTATGGGCGCTCCCTCGGTCAGTATCGTTGTGAACGAACTGGTCCAGGTGGGCATTCGATATATCATCCGGATCGGAACCTGCGGGTCCATCCAACCTCATGTGATGCCGGGTAGTCTGGTGATTCTGCGTGCAGCGCTGTGCCGTCAAGGCGCGGCGAACGACATTGCACCTCCGGAATTTCCGGCTGCCTCGGACCCCTTTCTCACCGTGGCCCTGGCCGAACAGGCCCGGGCGCTGGGGATGGAGTATCACCTGGGGATCACGGCCTCCGTCGATACCTTTTACGAAGGACAGGAGCGCTACGACTCGGCCAATCCGCATCTGCTGCGTCAATTGCGCGGCGTCACGGACGAGTACCGGCGCTTGAACGTGCTCTGCTATGAAATGGAGACTGGAATGTTGTTCAAAATGGGAGGCGTCTATGGGTTTGCCGCCGCCAGTGTCTGCGCGGTCATTGCACAACGCACCCAGAGCGAGCACATGATTGTGGAACAGAAACAAGTCGCCGTAAACAATGCGATCGCGGTTGCCTTGCACGCCGCGGAACAATTTGCGTAG
- a CDS encoding alkaline phosphatase family protein, with product MADGLQQLKHIVVLMMENRSFDHLLGFLKAQDPRIDGVTGSETNPDTTGTAVPVRPLAAYQGQLEPDPGHHFEDVNVQIFGNHEGTLSGPTMQGFIQAYFEKRHDVAHSQKIMYGFAPEKVPVITTLARKYAVFNRWHSSIPGPTIPNRAFAHFGTSFGKLDNDLLYIGSKYPTIYERMIKAGRTAKVYYYDEPSGTITLTFLLKNQPQLFGTFDQFQADCTSGNLPDYSFIEPNYTDHDVGNGEMIAQDQHPDHNVLAGEQFIAAVYSCITSNQALWESTMLLVLYDEHGGIFDHVQPPACPPDEFHDQGTGFKFDRLGIRVPAVLISPWIPEATVVTDRLFDHASIPATVTKQFIGSYSARSPREINADTFLDFLTLPSPRTDRITFQTGGGSFAMRAMAPGAGVVSIDQAPASARQPRRPLSDLLRDHLAAVQDIEKQLPEDEQTHLDIRKIHTEAAASAYIQRVMTTLRKGAKDRPK from the coding sequence ATGGCGGACGGACTCCAGCAGTTAAAGCACATTGTCGTTCTCATGATGGAAAACCGATCGTTCGATCACCTCCTCGGGTTCCTGAAGGCCCAGGATCCGAGGATTGACGGGGTCACCGGGAGCGAAACCAACCCCGATACGACCGGCACAGCGGTCCCGGTCCGGCCGCTGGCTGCGTACCAGGGCCAATTGGAGCCCGACCCCGGCCACCATTTTGAGGATGTCAACGTCCAGATCTTCGGCAACCATGAGGGCACGCTCTCGGGCCCGACGATGCAAGGTTTTATTCAGGCCTACTTTGAGAAACGCCATGACGTGGCCCATTCCCAGAAGATCATGTATGGCTTTGCCCCCGAAAAAGTCCCCGTGATCACGACGCTGGCAAGGAAATATGCCGTCTTCAACCGCTGGCATTCCTCCATTCCGGGCCCGACCATCCCGAACCGTGCCTTCGCCCATTTTGGGACCTCGTTTGGGAAGCTCGACAATGATCTGCTGTACATCGGATCGAAGTATCCCACCATTTATGAACGCATGATCAAGGCCGGCCGGACGGCAAAGGTTTACTATTACGACGAGCCGAGCGGAACCATCACCTTGACCTTCCTTCTGAAGAACCAGCCCCAGCTCTTCGGCACCTTTGATCAGTTTCAGGCGGACTGTACCTCCGGCAATTTGCCGGACTACAGTTTCATCGAGCCCAACTATACAGACCACGATGTCGGCAACGGTGAGATGATCGCCCAGGACCAGCACCCGGATCACAATGTCCTGGCCGGCGAACAATTTATTGCGGCCGTGTACTCCTGCATTACGAGCAACCAGGCCCTGTGGGAAAGCACGATGCTGCTCGTCCTCTATGACGAGCATGGCGGCATCTTCGACCACGTTCAGCCTCCGGCCTGCCCCCCTGATGAGTTCCACGATCAGGGGACCGGATTCAAGTTTGATCGGCTCGGGATTCGGGTGCCTGCAGTCTTGATCTCCCCCTGGATCCCTGAGGCCACGGTGGTGACGGATCGATTATTTGATCACGCCTCCATTCCGGCGACGGTGACCAAACAGTTCATCGGGAGCTATAGCGCCCGTTCGCCGCGCGAGATCAACGCAGACACATTCCTGGACTTCCTGACGCTGCCCTCACCACGCACCGACCGGATAACATTTCAAACCGGGGGTGGGAGCTTCGCCATGCGCGCCATGGCGCCGGGGGCCGGCGTCGTTTCCATCGATCAAGCGCCTGCCAGCGCGCGCCAGCCACGGCGACCCCTCTCGGACCTGCTGCGGGACCATCTGGCCGCCGTCCAGGACATCGAGAAACAGCTTCCTGAGGACGAGCAGACGCACCTCGACATTCGGAAGATTCATACTGAAGCGGCTGCGAGCGCTTACATCCAGCGGGTCATGACCACGTTGCGAAAAGGTGCAAAAGATCGGCCGAAATAG
- a CDS encoding tyrosinase family protein — protein MVTRKNQSALTSSERAEYINALKTLKKTPSQFNPPTASRYDDFVYVHMQAMLIMKIIDPTKPVRNGNLKVTSDMRMPMWAHRCPAFFPWHRELLHQLELELQKAAQNPNLAIPYWDWSVDQGKNAAPWTDDFMGGDGADGPVTTGPFAGKTNWELSISEDGVDHLVRGFGRDSMATTLPTPKEVSQALNITVYDKSPWSDRKSLASFRNQTEGWHVPPGSSRATGMHNLVHVWVGGTQGTMLASTSPNDPVFFLHHCNVDRLWAQWQAQHSQVAPYLPKAALSSDPGQAWNEPMIFYDQTLSSTPPWPGPAVTPHEVADHHQLGYRYDSETTSVRAEGVTTEERENPETDPLKQQPLKISPRDHFRRRLEELTTGKEPKSKGAGHE, from the coding sequence ATGGTGACTCGAAAGAATCAAAGTGCATTGACCTCGTCGGAACGTGCGGAATACATCAACGCGCTCAAGACGCTCAAGAAAACACCCAGCCAATTCAACCCGCCCACCGCGAGTCGTTATGATGATTTCGTCTATGTTCACATGCAGGCCATGCTGATCATGAAGATCATCGATCCTACCAAGCCAGTGCGCAATGGAAACCTGAAGGTGACCAGTGACATGCGCATGCCGATGTGGGCACACCGTTGTCCGGCGTTCTTTCCCTGGCATCGGGAGCTGCTCCATCAACTGGAGTTGGAATTGCAAAAGGCCGCTCAGAATCCCAACCTGGCGATTCCCTACTGGGACTGGTCAGTCGATCAAGGCAAGAACGCTGCCCCTTGGACCGATGATTTCATGGGGGGTGATGGAGCCGATGGCCCGGTAACCACAGGGCCGTTCGCGGGCAAGACAAACTGGGAGCTGTCGATCAGTGAGGATGGTGTCGATCATCTTGTCAGAGGGTTCGGACGCGATTCGATGGCCACCACGCTCCCCACGCCCAAGGAGGTGAGTCAGGCCCTCAACATCACCGTCTACGATAAGTCGCCCTGGAGTGACCGCAAGTCTCTCGCCAGTTTCCGGAACCAGACTGAAGGCTGGCATGTTCCTCCCGGGAGTTCGCGAGCGACCGGGATGCACAATCTTGTCCATGTATGGGTGGGCGGAACCCAGGGGACGATGCTTGCCAGCACCTCTCCGAATGACCCCGTGTTCTTTCTCCATCACTGCAACGTCGATCGACTGTGGGCACAGTGGCAGGCTCAACACTCCCAAGTCGCGCCTTATCTTCCCAAAGCAGCTCTTTCCAGCGATCCCGGTCAAGCCTGGAATGAGCCCATGATCTTTTACGACCAGACGCTTTCTTCGACTCCCCCGTGGCCGGGACCGGCAGTCACTCCGCATGAGGTCGCCGACCATCACCAGTTGGGCTATCGGTATGACTCCGAGACCACCAGCGTGCGGGCGGAAGGGGTGACAACGGAGGAGAGAGAAAATCCTGAGACCGATCCGCTGAAACAGCAACCGTTGAAGATTTCGCCGCGCGATCACTTCCGCCGACGACTTGAGGAGCTCACGACCGGGAAAGAACCAAAGAGCAAAGGTGCCGGGCACGAATGA